A genomic window from Chitinophaga pollutisoli includes:
- a CDS encoding FecR domain-containing protein: protein MEQEQKLWELFGRELSGRLTDKERLDMEMLKKQFPDAARQYEMLGALQFRSRERQSQERNEEMLGRIFAAAGEEPEPAMSDAFPEPPRRRRLWLAAIPLAAAVCAGIWFWTGQGQQDEKGWSTVQTRKGSKSKLTLPDGTEVILNAGSSLSYTEGFRNGVRHVRLNGEGYFKVVKNAEHPFIVTTNAVEVRVLGTEFNLQAYDSESTTETTLISGKVEVMVKKDGKSYMLAPRQKLAVQHTLPEPVSALPATHPDSDPGLPEVALTAADTDSRDSSLTAGAWVENRLVFNDEPLESLARRLERWYNVEVEIRDDALKQARFTGSVENEPVDQILEILTTIRPIRYKISATKIIIY, encoded by the coding sequence GCTTTGGGAATTATTCGGCAGGGAACTGTCGGGCAGGCTTACCGACAAGGAACGGCTGGATATGGAAATGCTGAAAAAGCAGTTTCCGGATGCGGCGCGGCAGTACGAGATGCTGGGCGCTTTGCAGTTCCGCAGCAGGGAAAGGCAATCGCAGGAGCGGAATGAAGAGATGCTGGGGCGGATATTTGCCGCCGCCGGCGAGGAGCCTGAGCCTGCCATGTCCGACGCGTTTCCCGAGCCGCCCCGCCGCAGGAGGTTGTGGCTGGCGGCGATACCACTTGCCGCCGCCGTGTGCGCCGGTATCTGGTTCTGGACAGGGCAGGGGCAGCAGGATGAAAAGGGATGGAGCACCGTGCAAACGCGCAAAGGCAGTAAATCAAAGCTCACCCTGCCCGATGGCACCGAGGTGATCCTCAATGCGGGCAGCTCCCTTTCTTACACGGAGGGTTTCCGCAACGGCGTACGCCATGTGCGCCTCAACGGGGAAGGATATTTCAAAGTGGTGAAAAACGCCGAACATCCGTTTATTGTAACCACCAACGCGGTGGAAGTCCGCGTGCTGGGCACGGAATTCAACCTCCAGGCCTACGATTCAGAATCCACGACGGAAACCACGCTCATTTCGGGGAAGGTGGAAGTAATGGTGAAAAAAGACGGGAAAAGCTATATGCTGGCGCCGCGGCAGAAACTGGCCGTGCAGCATACACTCCCGGAACCGGTGTCCGCTTTGCCGGCAACGCATCCCGACAGTGATCCGGGATTGCCGGAAGTGGCGCTTACAGCCGCGGATACCGATAGCCGCGACAGCTCCCTGACAGCAGGCGCCTGGGTCGAAAACCGGCTCGTATTCAACGACGAGCCCCTCGAATCCCTCGCCCGCAGGCTCGAAAGATGGTACAACGTGGAAGTGGAAATACGGGACGATGCCCTCAAACAGGCCCGGTTTACCGGCAGCGTGGAGAATGAACCAGTGGACCAGATCCTCGAAATTCTCACAACAATCCGACCCATCAGATACAAAATATCCGCGACCAAAATCATCATTTACTAA